Proteins from one Ictidomys tridecemlineatus isolate mIctTri1 chromosome 14, mIctTri1.hap1, whole genome shotgun sequence genomic window:
- the Fbxo25 gene encoding F-box only protein 25 isoform X7, with product MKRYSIMKNVNMRPKKGKRTISEMTQILKRHGYCTLGEAFNRLDFSSAIQDIRRFTYVVKLLQLIAKSQLTSLSGVAQKNYFNILDKIVQKVLCDHQNPRLIKNLLQDLSSTLCTLIRGVGKSVLVGNINIWICRLETVLNWQQQLQNLQMTKQVNDGLTLSDLPLHTLSNILHRFSDGWDVVTLGQVTPTLYVLSEDRQLWKKLCQYHFAEKQFCRHLILSEKGHVEWKLMYFTLQKYYPTKEQYGDTLHFCRHCSILFWKDSGHPCTAADPDSCFTPVSPQHFIDLFKF from the exons ATGAAGAGATATTCAATAATGAAGAATGTGAATATGcgtccaaaaaaaggaaaaaggaccatttcagaaatgACACAAATACTCAAA AGGCACGGCTACTGCACTCTAGGGGAGGCGTTCAACCGCCTGgacttctccagtgccatccaggATATCCGGAGGTTTACATACGTGGTCAAA CTATTGCAGCTGATTGCAAAATCCCAGTTAACTTCATTGAGTGGTGTTGCACAGAAGAATTACTTCAACATTCTGGATAAAATTGTTCAGAAGG TGCTCTGTGACCACCAGAACCCTCGCCTGATCAAGAACCTCCTGCAGGACCTGAGCTCCACCCTCTGCACCCTCATTAGAGGGGTAGGGAAGTCAGTGTTGGTGGGCAACATCAACATTTGGATTTGCCGTTTAGAAACCGTCCTTAACTGGCAACAACAACTACAGAACCTTCAGATGACGAAG CAGGTGAATGATGGCCTCACCCTCAGCGACCTGCCATTACACACGCTGAGCAACATCCTCCACCGCTTCTCAGACGGGTGGGATGTCGTCACCCTGGGCCAGGTGACGCCCACCCTGTACGTGCTCAGCGAGGACAGGCAACTGTGGAAGAAGCTGTGTCAGTACCATTTTGCTGAAAAGCAG ttttgtagACATTTGATTCTTTCAGAAAAAGGACATGTAGAATGGAAGTTGATGTATTTCACACTTCAGAAGTATTACCCAACCAAGGAGCAGTATGGAGACACCTTGCATTTTTGCCGGCACTGCAGCATCCTCTTCTGGAAG GACTCAGGTCACCCCTGCACTGCGGCTGACCCGGACAGCTGCTTCACGCCCGTGTCCCCACAGCACTTCATCGATCTCTTCAAATTCTAA
- the Fbxo25 gene encoding F-box only protein 25 isoform X6, translated as MKRYSIMKNVNMRPKKGKRTISEMTQILKRHGYCTLGEAFNRLDFSSAIQDIRRFTYVVKLLQLIAKSQLTSLSGVAQKNYFNILDKIVQKVLCDHQNPRLIKNLLQDLSSTLCTLIRGVGKSVLVGNINIWICRLETVLNWQQQLQNLQMTKQVNDGLTLSDLPLHTLSNILHRFSDGWDVVTLGQVTPTLYVLSEDRQLWKKLCQYHFAEKQFCRHLILSEKGHVEWKLMYFTLQKYYPTKEQYGDTLHFCRHCSILFWKDYHLAWLLKDSGHPCTAADPDSCFTPVSPQHFIDLFKF; from the exons ATGAAGAGATATTCAATAATGAAGAATGTGAATATGcgtccaaaaaaaggaaaaaggaccatttcagaaatgACACAAATACTCAAA AGGCACGGCTACTGCACTCTAGGGGAGGCGTTCAACCGCCTGgacttctccagtgccatccaggATATCCGGAGGTTTACATACGTGGTCAAA CTATTGCAGCTGATTGCAAAATCCCAGTTAACTTCATTGAGTGGTGTTGCACAGAAGAATTACTTCAACATTCTGGATAAAATTGTTCAGAAGG TGCTCTGTGACCACCAGAACCCTCGCCTGATCAAGAACCTCCTGCAGGACCTGAGCTCCACCCTCTGCACCCTCATTAGAGGGGTAGGGAAGTCAGTGTTGGTGGGCAACATCAACATTTGGATTTGCCGTTTAGAAACCGTCCTTAACTGGCAACAACAACTACAGAACCTTCAGATGACGAAG CAGGTGAATGATGGCCTCACCCTCAGCGACCTGCCATTACACACGCTGAGCAACATCCTCCACCGCTTCTCAGACGGGTGGGATGTCGTCACCCTGGGCCAGGTGACGCCCACCCTGTACGTGCTCAGCGAGGACAGGCAACTGTGGAAGAAGCTGTGTCAGTACCATTTTGCTGAAAAGCAG ttttgtagACATTTGATTCTTTCAGAAAAAGGACATGTAGAATGGAAGTTGATGTATTTCACACTTCAGAAGTATTACCCAACCAAGGAGCAGTATGGAGACACCTTGCATTTTTGCCGGCACTGCAGCATCCTCTTCTGGAAG GACTACCATCTCGCTTGGCTCCTGAAG GACTCAGGTCACCCCTGCACTGCGGCTGACCCGGACAGCTGCTTCACGCCCGTGTCCCCACAGCACTTCATCGATCTCTTCAAATTCTAA